In the Kitasatospora terrestris genome, one interval contains:
- a CDS encoding ARPP-2 domain-containing protein gives MKTVSHRLDLTGLTTGPAQVWGGVRLVPLLRAEPVTDLRLHQQLYEDGDGWVESSRTTTYTSYIPHGFVAHWTGDGGPAAAYGTQLGAEVPERMRLPRHRLAKRTGSDRARFLPLHLSLEGYLSLHFGGPTVAWEHWSAQALRRGLSPREEEAYAGASIRGLADALRVFEIHPGQCGVLLYTADALAAAFAVPHPDDYRALHQSVLLDLYGELVHHYALLSAPVADFRADLPASGVHTLADLRAAAARAEADWADFHDTTMARDLLEPEYRLRTVRRMGRFTLGRFLPDFRPKQENHIGETITDADGRVLYLKTFRLSEAQVRRGHLLDRLAAHDWHLPTAAEALGLTEADLGLRLENAGFGHLLRQDILDRYRSARSRRI, from the coding sequence GTGAAGACCGTCAGCCACCGACTCGACCTCACCGGCCTGACCACCGGCCCCGCCCAGGTCTGGGGCGGCGTCCGCCTGGTCCCGCTGCTGCGCGCCGAACCCGTGACCGACCTGCGCCTGCACCAGCAGCTGTACGAGGACGGGGACGGCTGGGTCGAGAGCAGCCGCACCACCACCTACACCTCGTACATCCCGCACGGCTTCGTCGCCCACTGGACCGGCGACGGCGGCCCCGCCGCCGCGTACGGCACCCAGCTCGGCGCCGAGGTCCCCGAGCGGATGCGGCTGCCCCGGCACCGGCTCGCCAAGCGCACCGGCTCCGACCGGGCGCGCTTCCTCCCGCTCCACCTCTCCCTGGAGGGCTACCTCTCCCTCCACTTCGGCGGCCCCACCGTCGCCTGGGAGCACTGGTCCGCCCAGGCCCTGCGCCGCGGCCTCTCCCCGCGCGAGGAGGAGGCGTACGCGGGCGCCTCGATCCGCGGACTCGCCGACGCCCTCCGGGTGTTCGAGATCCACCCCGGACAGTGCGGCGTCCTGCTGTACACCGCCGACGCGCTCGCCGCCGCCTTCGCCGTCCCGCACCCCGACGACTACCGGGCCCTGCACCAGAGCGTGCTGCTCGACCTCTACGGCGAACTCGTCCACCACTACGCCCTGCTGTCCGCGCCGGTCGCCGACTTCCGTGCGGACCTGCCGGCCTCGGGCGTGCACACGCTCGCCGACCTGCGCGCCGCCGCCGCCCGGGCCGAGGCCGACTGGGCGGACTTCCACGACACCACGATGGCCCGCGACCTGCTCGAACCCGAGTACCGGCTGCGGACCGTCCGCCGGATGGGCCGCTTCACCCTTGGCCGCTTCCTGCCGGACTTCCGCCCGAAGCAGGAGAACCACATCGGCGAGACCATCACCGACGCCGACGGCCGGGTCCTCTACCTGAAGACCTTCCGCCTCTCCGAGGCCCAGGTGCGCCGCGGCCACCTGCTCGACCGGCTCGCCGCCCACGACTGGCACCTCCCCACCGCCGCCGAAGCCCTCGGCCTCACCGAGGCCGACCTCGGTCTGCGCCTGGAGAACGCCGGCTTCGGCCACCTCCTGCGCCAGGACATCCTGGACCGCTACCGCAGCGCCAGGTCCCGCCGGATCTGA
- a CDS encoding LuxR C-terminal-related transcriptional regulator — protein MTSPGPVGLDPFGEAVYRTMLLHPELDAHGLAARLEASEQEIREALDRLADLALTRPTGSGDHWRAVNPERGLATLLAHQEAEAARRQLEMERSRAAMAGLIAEYASVHAPTEQRGIEVISSLDQVRDRLIQLASDATAEVLSFAPGGPQPAQVMEASRTLDQETLERGVRMRTVYQDSVRNDPPTVQYARWLHGLGGAIRTAPTLPLRMILVDNATAIVPIDPEDPRKGAVVLHSPGVIAALRALFDQVWEQARPLGETAQRDPHGLTGQERELLRLLAEGLTDERAGQRLGVSLRTVRRMMADLMVRMDARSRFQAGIQVAALGWLEAPEGAAT, from the coding sequence TTGACGAGCCCCGGCCCGGTCGGACTCGACCCCTTCGGCGAAGCGGTCTACCGCACCATGCTGCTCCACCCCGAGCTGGACGCCCACGGCCTCGCCGCACGGCTGGAGGCCAGCGAGCAGGAGATCCGCGAGGCCCTCGACCGGCTCGCCGACCTCGCCCTCACCCGGCCCACCGGCAGCGGCGACCACTGGCGCGCGGTCAACCCCGAGCGGGGCCTGGCCACCCTGCTCGCCCACCAGGAGGCCGAAGCCGCCCGGCGCCAGCTGGAGATGGAGCGCAGCCGGGCCGCCATGGCCGGCCTGATCGCCGAGTACGCCAGCGTCCACGCCCCCACCGAGCAGCGCGGCATCGAGGTGATCAGCAGCCTCGACCAGGTCCGCGACCGGCTGATCCAGCTCGCCTCCGACGCCACCGCCGAGGTGCTCTCCTTCGCCCCCGGCGGCCCGCAGCCCGCCCAGGTGATGGAGGCCAGCCGCACCCTCGACCAGGAGACCCTGGAACGCGGCGTCCGGATGCGCACTGTCTACCAGGACAGCGTCCGCAACGACCCGCCCACCGTCCAGTACGCCCGCTGGCTGCACGGCCTCGGCGGCGCGATCCGCACCGCACCCACCCTGCCGCTGCGGATGATCCTGGTCGACAACGCCACCGCGATCGTCCCGATCGACCCCGAGGACCCGCGCAAGGGCGCCGTCGTCCTGCACAGCCCCGGCGTCATCGCCGCCCTGCGCGCCCTGTTCGACCAGGTCTGGGAGCAGGCCCGCCCGCTCGGCGAGACCGCCCAGCGCGACCCGCACGGCCTCACCGGCCAGGAGCGCGAACTGCTGCGCCTGCTCGCCGAAGGCCTCACCGACGAGCGCGCCGGCCAGCGCCTGGGCGTCTCGCTGCGCACCGTCCGGCGGATGATGGCCGACCTGATGGTCCGGATGGACGCCCGCAGCCGCTTCCAGGCCGGCATCCAGGTCGCCGCCCTCGGCTGGCTGGAGGCCCCGGAGGGCGCCGCCACCTGA
- a CDS encoding response regulator transcription factor: MTTALERPLDRAAPFHPVRSVPAAADRGTTGVLLADGQHLFRSGLGALLDREDDLSVVAEAVCGEDAAAEAARTRPAVAVLDLDVPGPGGPATAAMIRAAAPTTAVLLLAPAVRRTDELQRALADGVAGVLLKDVPAGALISAVRELARGGRVYDPRLVLDVVRTDRQTPLSRRELAVLSEIADGATIREAAAALSLSPGTVRNYVSAAIAKTRARNRCDAIRIARECGWL; this comes from the coding sequence ATGACCACAGCACTGGAGCGCCCGCTCGACCGGGCCGCCCCGTTCCACCCCGTCCGCAGCGTGCCGGCGGCGGCCGACCGCGGCACCACCGGGGTGCTGCTCGCCGACGGACAGCACCTGTTCCGCTCCGGGCTGGGCGCCCTGCTCGACCGGGAGGACGACCTCTCCGTGGTCGCCGAGGCGGTCTGCGGCGAGGACGCCGCCGCCGAGGCCGCCCGGACCCGGCCCGCCGTGGCGGTGCTCGACCTGGACGTCCCCGGGCCGGGCGGGCCGGCCACCGCCGCGATGATCCGCGCGGCGGCCCCGACCACCGCGGTGCTCCTGCTGGCGCCCGCCGTGCGCCGCACCGACGAGCTGCAGCGGGCCCTGGCCGACGGCGTCGCCGGGGTCCTGCTGAAGGACGTGCCGGCCGGGGCGCTGATCTCCGCCGTCCGGGAACTGGCCCGCGGCGGCCGGGTGTACGACCCCCGGCTGGTGCTGGACGTGGTCCGCACCGACCGGCAGACGCCGCTCAGCCGCCGCGAGTTGGCGGTGCTCTCCGAAATAGCGGACGGCGCGACCATCCGCGAGGCGGCGGCCGCGCTGTCGCTCTCCCCGGGGACGGTGCGCAACTACGTCTCCGCGGCGATCGCCAAGACCCGGGCGCGCAACCGCTGCGACGCGATCAGGATCGCCCGCGAGTGCGGGTGGCTGTGA
- a CDS encoding SagB family peptide dehydrogenase, with protein sequence MTVIEQLPPTRTTGGGPLRRLLRLRPEVDVTAQGEDVELAHPWGRQRVHALGAATVTALDALTREDADLDELATRQVRLLKLLERFPYLVTTTVADLLGAPLATAVPIARSAALPGFARVGGAAVLSRFAYLRRLPDGHGEACVLESPMAPFRLTLHQPAAGAFVAALTTARPVAEAAAMAGLSAEEGEALAGLLAGGGFLDAGSGSEAPLWDFHDLLFHARSRPGRHDYPTGGVFAHQDIDQLPAVSGAGAREEGPGIDLPVPEWDTVVARDPALSEVLEGRRSVRQYADTPVTLEQLGELLYRVARVRRIIPGDPADPHGYDGVDRPYPAGGATGELEIYLSVVNCVGLEPGVYRYDAAAHRLRHRVFHHPGEKQAYHELMTAAWRATACTVDPQVLLTVTTRFGRLSWKYSQIAYALTLKHVGVLYQTLYLVATAMGLAPCGLGSGDTDAAARALGLDWTAESSVGEFLIGSRPADVPRTATGFADIVTEAREG encoded by the coding sequence ATGACCGTCATCGAACAGCTGCCCCCGACCCGGACCACCGGGGGCGGACCGCTCCGCCGGCTCCTCCGGCTGCGCCCCGAGGTCGACGTCACCGCCCAGGGCGAGGACGTGGAGCTCGCCCACCCCTGGGGACGCCAGCGGGTCCACGCGCTCGGCGCCGCCACCGTCACCGCGCTCGACGCGCTCACCCGCGAGGACGCCGACCTGGACGAACTCGCCACCCGCCAGGTGCGCCTGCTCAAGCTGCTGGAGCGCTTCCCGTACCTGGTCACCACCACCGTCGCCGACCTGCTCGGCGCACCGCTGGCCACCGCCGTGCCGATCGCCCGGTCGGCCGCGCTGCCCGGCTTCGCCCGGGTCGGCGGGGCCGCGGTGCTCTCCCGCTTCGCCTACCTGCGCCGGCTGCCCGACGGCCACGGCGAGGCGTGCGTGCTGGAGTCGCCGATGGCGCCGTTCCGGCTCACCCTGCACCAGCCCGCCGCCGGCGCGTTCGTCGCCGCACTGACCACCGCCCGGCCGGTGGCCGAGGCGGCGGCGATGGCGGGGCTGTCCGCCGAGGAGGGCGAGGCACTGGCCGGACTGCTGGCCGGCGGCGGCTTCCTGGACGCCGGCAGCGGCTCCGAGGCGCCGCTGTGGGACTTCCACGACCTGCTGTTCCACGCCCGCAGCCGCCCCGGCCGGCACGACTACCCGACCGGTGGCGTCTTCGCCCACCAGGACATCGACCAGCTGCCCGCGGTCTCCGGGGCCGGAGCGCGCGAAGAGGGGCCCGGCATCGATCTGCCGGTCCCCGAGTGGGACACGGTGGTCGCCCGCGACCCCGCGCTCAGCGAGGTGCTGGAGGGCCGCCGCTCGGTGCGCCAGTACGCCGACACCCCGGTCACCCTGGAGCAGCTCGGCGAACTGCTGTACCGGGTGGCCCGGGTGCGCCGGATCATCCCCGGCGACCCGGCCGACCCGCACGGCTACGACGGCGTGGACCGCCCGTACCCGGCCGGCGGCGCCACCGGCGAACTGGAGATCTACCTCTCGGTGGTGAACTGCGTCGGCCTGGAGCCGGGCGTCTACCGGTACGACGCCGCCGCGCACCGGCTGCGCCACCGGGTCTTCCACCACCCGGGCGAGAAGCAGGCGTACCACGAGCTGATGACCGCCGCCTGGCGGGCCACCGCGTGCACCGTCGACCCGCAGGTGCTGCTCACCGTCACCACCCGGTTCGGCCGGCTGTCCTGGAAGTACAGCCAGATCGCGTACGCGCTGACGCTCAAGCACGTCGGCGTGCTCTACCAGACGCTGTACCTGGTGGCGACCGCGATGGGCCTGGCACCGTGCGGCCTCGGCTCGGGCGACACCGACGCGGCGGCCCGGGCGCTCGGCCTGGACTGGACGGCGGAGTCCTCGGTCGGCGAGTTCCTGATCGGCAGCCGTCCGGCCGACGTGCCGCGGACCGCCACCGGCTTCGCCGACATCGTCACCGAGGCCAGGGAGGGGTGA
- a CDS encoding TOMM precursor leader peptide-binding protein, with translation MSELIGFKRHYTPYVVDGEAVYLVSERGVSVVDGNLAQALAPLLDGTRTAEQIGAALHGTVPAERVDGAVGKLRAGGFVAPADPATDRPGAAFFEMAGLDGDAAMAALRTARVRVEVYGDLDVEPFLAALEAAGVAVDEDAPFTVALTADYLHPGLAERNRAALADGRPWLIVRPVGSIVWTGPVFVPGADGEEGATGCWECLAHRLSANRQSLSYLQHRLGQDEPIPTAGAHLPATLALGTQLAALETAKWLAGARPAEPVVLTLDTVLLETERHRLVRRPQCESCGDGRMVTERQLKPVRFESRPKAFTADGGHRSTTPEEMLDTYRPQLSPITGVVTTLVPAARTPTGLKVYVSGQNLSRQSGDLRQLRTGLRSVSCGKGRTDVQARASALGEAMERYSGVFQGDEARRLARFAELGDAAIHPSRTLLYSDRQYAERQRWNVKQSMFNIVPERFREDEAIEWSPAWSLTAQTTRWLPTMSMYYGYRHRNGFYAAGDSNGCAAGTSFEDAALQGFLELVERDSVALWWYNRVQRPAIDLDAFGDPYIDTLRDVYRGLRREIWALDLTSDFGVPVVGAFSRRTDRASGSAGGEDVLIAFGAHLDPHIALTRALTEMNQFLGPVAGDAEGRVTYAGADHEQKAWWTTATVANQPYLLPDPAAPASGPGRWPVLAGADLADDLALAQRLVEDRGMEFLVLDQTRPDVGLPVARVIVPGMRHFWARYAPGRLYDVPVELGWLKEPTPESELNPIPIFI, from the coding sequence ATGTCCGAACTCATCGGCTTCAAACGCCACTACACCCCGTACGTCGTCGACGGCGAAGCCGTCTACCTGGTCTCCGAACGCGGCGTCTCGGTGGTCGACGGCAACCTCGCTCAGGCCCTCGCCCCGCTGCTGGACGGCACCCGCACCGCCGAGCAGATCGGCGCCGCGCTGCACGGCACCGTCCCCGCCGAGCGGGTCGACGGAGCGGTCGGCAAGCTGCGGGCCGGCGGCTTCGTCGCCCCCGCCGACCCGGCCACCGACCGGCCCGGCGCCGCCTTCTTCGAGATGGCCGGGCTGGACGGCGACGCCGCGATGGCCGCGCTGCGCACCGCCCGGGTCCGGGTCGAGGTGTACGGCGACCTCGACGTCGAGCCCTTCCTCGCCGCGCTGGAGGCCGCCGGGGTCGCGGTCGACGAGGACGCGCCGTTCACCGTCGCCCTCACCGCGGACTACCTGCACCCCGGGCTCGCCGAGCGCAACCGCGCCGCGCTGGCCGACGGCCGGCCCTGGCTGATCGTCCGCCCGGTCGGCTCGATCGTCTGGACCGGTCCGGTGTTCGTCCCCGGCGCCGACGGGGAGGAGGGCGCCACCGGCTGCTGGGAGTGCCTGGCGCACCGGCTCTCCGCCAACCGCCAGTCGCTCAGCTACCTGCAGCACCGGCTCGGCCAGGACGAGCCGATCCCGACCGCCGGCGCGCACCTGCCCGCCACCCTGGCCCTCGGCACCCAGCTGGCCGCCCTGGAGACCGCCAAGTGGCTGGCCGGCGCCCGGCCCGCCGAACCCGTGGTGCTCACCCTGGACACCGTCCTGCTGGAGACCGAGCGGCACCGCCTGGTCCGCCGCCCGCAGTGCGAGAGCTGCGGTGACGGCCGGATGGTGACGGAGCGCCAGCTGAAGCCGGTGCGCTTCGAGAGCCGGCCCAAGGCGTTCACCGCCGACGGCGGCCACCGCTCCACCACGCCCGAGGAGATGCTGGACACCTACCGCCCGCAGCTCAGCCCGATCACCGGCGTGGTCACCACCCTGGTCCCGGCCGCCCGGACGCCCACCGGGCTGAAGGTCTACGTCTCCGGGCAGAACCTCTCCCGGCAGAGCGGCGACCTGCGTCAACTGCGCACCGGCCTGCGCTCGGTGAGCTGCGGCAAGGGCCGCACCGACGTCCAGGCCCGGGCCAGCGCGCTCGGTGAGGCGATGGAGCGCTACTCCGGCGTCTTCCAGGGCGACGAGGCCCGCCGGCTCGCCCGCTTCGCCGAACTCGGCGACGCCGCGATCCACCCCTCCCGCACCCTGCTGTACAGCGACCGCCAGTACGCCGAGCGGCAGCGCTGGAACGTCAAGCAGTCGATGTTCAACATCGTCCCCGAGCGCTTCCGCGAGGACGAGGCGATCGAGTGGTCCCCGGCCTGGTCGCTGACCGCGCAGACCACCCGCTGGCTGCCCACCATGTCGATGTACTACGGCTACCGGCACCGCAACGGCTTCTACGCGGCCGGCGACTCCAACGGCTGCGCCGCCGGCACCTCCTTCGAGGACGCCGCCCTGCAGGGCTTCCTGGAGCTGGTGGAGCGCGACTCGGTCGCCCTGTGGTGGTACAACCGGGTCCAGCGCCCCGCGATCGACCTGGACGCCTTCGGCGACCCCTACATCGACACCCTGCGGGACGTGTACCGCGGGCTGCGCCGCGAGATCTGGGCGCTCGACCTGACCTCGGACTTCGGCGTCCCGGTGGTCGGCGCGTTCTCCCGCCGCACCGACAGGGCATCCGGATCGGCCGGGGGCGAGGACGTGCTGATCGCCTTCGGCGCCCACCTGGACCCGCACATCGCGCTCACCCGCGCCCTCACCGAGATGAACCAGTTCCTCGGCCCGGTCGCCGGGGACGCCGAGGGCCGGGTCACCTACGCCGGCGCCGACCACGAGCAGAAGGCCTGGTGGACCACGGCCACCGTGGCCAACCAGCCGTACCTGCTGCCCGACCCGGCCGCCCCCGCCTCCGGCCCCGGCCGCTGGCCCGTGCTGGCCGGCGCCGACCTCGCCGACGACCTGGCGCTCGCCCAGCGGCTGGTCGAGGACCGCGGCATGGAGTTCCTGGTCCTCGACCAGACCCGCCCGGACGTGGGCCTGCCGGTCGCCCGGGTGATCGTCCCCGGCATGCGGCACTTCTGGGCCCGCTACGCCCCCGGCCGCCTCTACGACGTGCCGGTGGAGCTGGGCTGGCTGAAGGAGCCGACCCCGGAGAGCGAGCTCAACCCGATCCCGATCTTCATCTGA
- a CDS encoding type 2 lanthipeptide synthetase LanM, with translation MSLDLQTWLRTTGSPAPTGTAGPVLLPDVPGGDERLRAVVSAAASFEERAAARADGEALFEPDPGEDRRSRAAAVETWLSRAAGEQRAAGVLLDHLAETGRPLGEGLRRVRLADPARLPAWAHALAVFLRAQPTDRAPGPGALVEGFVRAAAALLPSAAGGILGVPVTEEARADLAKTLTGRLTEACNLSFCHEFQLSTGRPRATGWDAEGGLDSSQDGWLARLERLPGLAFLVGTVCLQWQHVYTEMFARLAADRHLLVGRMWQGTDPGALHSVRGDAGDRHAGGRSVALLRFADGQGVVYKPKDMRHATAFLALAARLNKELSLDLPLRTVLVRSDRGDDGHGASLDTGCESDYGWEELVPSRPCADRSGFARFYTRLGMTIRLVQLLEGRDLWADNLLADGEHPVLIDLECLLYPRVQAPPVLSAAQHGLLDELETTVVRTAMAFQAWTPAGRTDALDIGCLSRVGGLEVAPGVPALPLPPYRPVADGEPADPWEYTEQVVEGYREMHRTLYRLREELADPEGPLSGFRGVWVRYIWRHTWDGYKILRASTSPLALDDGATRETVIAGALRGAVVARAGDPDRGDLLEVVLSELDSFRIFDIPFFRSLTTSSSVFTADGREIPGHFQSTGWKRLQQRVAELEGFDLEAHVGVLSGCVDAARLGTELSRPAPSPVRRRAVPGPGELLERAAAIGDRILTDRRRTGWLGQSWYPGTGLRQVEVLGPDLVSGTLGIALLFAELWSATGEPRFHRASHRLLTEAASLVDPDEPRAFSFAGDSRLASGAPVPGGFAGPGALIHGLARGGLLLGEPGFLSAAQALVPGALTVARSASDRPGRPAKVPHADLPLGTAGLLLNLLRLRRASGAGHAPTDEAIRTLAATAVADLGDPDARIPEFDFLDLVPGGADSVAAALARTLAEAPALLADPAAARERLAAHRFATGTRSGRLACLDTAVSLGADAVDQADLGSLTPPVTGPALASLTGRALVATAGEALTAAEAGLLHTVPEGTTALVPGPFFDGREAAGLLVRELMERRQAYGTWFPDRAAEDSVNLGALDGTVAIGLLLLRLYDPAAAPLATLR, from the coding sequence ATGTCGCTCGACCTGCAGACCTGGCTCCGCACCACCGGGAGTCCGGCCCCCACCGGCACCGCCGGACCCGTCCTGCTGCCCGACGTGCCAGGCGGCGACGAGCGGCTGCGCGCCGTGGTGTCCGCCGCCGCGTCCTTCGAGGAACGGGCCGCCGCCCGGGCGGACGGCGAGGCGCTGTTCGAACCCGACCCGGGGGAGGACCGGCGCTCCCGGGCCGCCGCCGTGGAGACCTGGCTGAGCCGGGCGGCCGGCGAGCAGCGCGCCGCGGGCGTGCTGCTGGACCACCTGGCCGAGACCGGGCGCCCGCTCGGCGAGGGCCTGCGCCGGGTGCGCCTGGCCGACCCGGCCCGGCTGCCGGCCTGGGCGCACGCCCTGGCCGTCTTCCTGCGCGCCCAGCCGACCGACCGGGCCCCGGGCCCCGGCGCCCTGGTCGAGGGCTTCGTCCGGGCCGCGGCCGCCCTGCTGCCGAGCGCCGCGGGCGGGATCCTGGGCGTCCCGGTCACCGAGGAGGCCCGCGCCGACCTGGCGAAGACCCTGACCGGGCGGCTCACCGAGGCGTGCAACCTGTCCTTCTGCCACGAGTTCCAGCTCTCCACCGGCCGCCCCCGGGCCACCGGGTGGGACGCCGAGGGCGGCCTCGACTCCTCGCAGGACGGCTGGCTGGCCCGGCTGGAGCGGCTGCCCGGCCTGGCGTTCCTGGTGGGCACGGTCTGCCTGCAGTGGCAGCACGTGTACACCGAGATGTTCGCCCGGCTCGCCGCCGACCGGCACCTGCTGGTCGGGCGGATGTGGCAGGGCACCGACCCGGGCGCGCTGCACTCCGTCCGGGGCGACGCGGGCGACCGGCACGCCGGCGGCCGCTCGGTGGCGCTGCTGCGCTTCGCCGACGGGCAGGGCGTGGTCTACAAGCCGAAGGACATGCGGCACGCCACCGCCTTCCTCGCGCTGGCCGCGCGGCTCAACAAGGAGCTGAGCCTCGACCTGCCGCTGCGCACCGTGCTGGTGCGCAGCGACCGGGGCGACGACGGCCACGGCGCCTCGCTGGACACCGGCTGCGAGAGCGACTACGGCTGGGAGGAGCTGGTGCCCAGCCGCCCGTGCGCGGACCGCTCCGGCTTCGCCCGGTTCTACACCCGCCTCGGCATGACGATCCGCCTGGTGCAGCTGCTGGAAGGCCGCGACCTGTGGGCGGACAACCTGCTCGCGGACGGCGAGCACCCGGTGCTGATCGACCTGGAGTGCCTGCTCTACCCCCGGGTCCAGGCCCCGCCGGTGCTCTCCGCCGCCCAGCACGGGCTGCTGGACGAGCTGGAGACCACCGTGGTCCGCACCGCGATGGCCTTCCAGGCGTGGACCCCGGCCGGCCGGACCGACGCCCTGGACATCGGCTGCCTCTCCCGGGTCGGCGGCCTGGAGGTCGCGCCCGGCGTGCCCGCGCTGCCGCTGCCGCCGTACCGGCCGGTGGCCGACGGCGAGCCGGCCGACCCGTGGGAGTACACCGAGCAGGTGGTCGAGGGCTACCGCGAGATGCACCGGACGCTGTACCGGCTGCGCGAGGAACTCGCCGACCCCGAGGGCCCGTTGAGCGGCTTCCGGGGGGTCTGGGTGCGCTACATCTGGCGCCACACCTGGGACGGCTACAAGATCCTGCGGGCCTCCACCAGCCCGCTGGCGCTGGACGACGGCGCCACCCGGGAGACGGTGATCGCCGGCGCGCTGCGCGGCGCCGTGGTCGCCCGGGCGGGCGACCCGGACCGCGGCGACCTGCTGGAGGTGGTCCTCTCCGAGCTGGACTCCTTCCGGATCTTCGACATCCCGTTCTTCCGCTCGCTGACCACCTCGTCCTCGGTGTTCACCGCGGACGGCCGGGAGATCCCCGGCCACTTCCAGTCGACCGGCTGGAAGCGCCTGCAGCAGCGGGTCGCCGAACTGGAGGGCTTCGACCTGGAGGCGCACGTCGGCGTGCTGTCCGGCTGCGTGGACGCCGCCCGCCTGGGCACCGAGCTGTCCCGCCCGGCGCCGTCCCCGGTCCGCCGCCGCGCGGTGCCCGGCCCCGGCGAACTGCTGGAGCGGGCCGCCGCGATCGGCGACCGGATCCTGACCGACCGCCGCCGGACCGGCTGGCTCGGCCAGAGCTGGTACCCGGGCACCGGCCTGCGCCAGGTCGAGGTGCTCGGCCCGGACCTGGTCTCCGGCACCCTGGGCATCGCCCTGCTGTTCGCCGAACTCTGGTCCGCCACCGGCGAACCGCGCTTCCACCGGGCCTCGCACCGGCTGCTCACCGAGGCCGCCTCCCTGGTCGACCCCGACGAGCCGCGCGCCTTCTCCTTCGCCGGCGACTCCCGGCTGGCCTCCGGCGCCCCGGTGCCCGGCGGCTTCGCTGGACCGGGCGCGCTGATCCACGGCCTGGCCCGCGGCGGCCTGCTGCTCGGCGAGCCCGGCTTCCTGAGCGCCGCCCAGGCCCTGGTGCCCGGCGCGCTCACCGTCGCCCGCTCGGCCTCCGACCGGCCCGGCCGCCCGGCCAAGGTGCCGCACGCCGACCTGCCGCTGGGCACCGCCGGCCTGCTGCTCAACCTGCTGCGGCTGCGCCGCGCGTCCGGCGCCGGGCACGCCCCGACGGACGAGGCGATCCGCACCCTGGCCGCCACCGCCGTCGCCGACCTGGGCGATCCCGACGCGCGGATCCCCGAGTTCGACTTCCTCGACCTGGTGCCGGGCGGCGCCGACTCGGTCGCCGCCGCGCTGGCCCGCACGCTGGCCGAGGCGCCCGCCCTGCTGGCCGACCCGGCCGCCGCCCGGGAGCGGCTCGCCGCGCACCGCTTCGCCACCGGCACCCGCAGCGGCCGCCTGGCCTGCCTGGACACCGCGGTCTCGCTCGGCGCGGACGCCGTCGACCAGGCCGACCTGGGCAGCCTCACCCCGCCGGTCACCGGCCCGGCACTGGCCTCGCTGACCGGCCGCGCCCTGGTCGCCACCGCCGGCGAGGCGCTGACCGCCGCCGAGGCGGGCCTGCTGCACACCGTCCCCGAGGGCACCACCGCCCTGGTGCCCGGCCCGTTCTTCGACGGCCGGGAGGCCGCCGGCCTGCTGGTCCGCGAACTGATGGAGCGCCGGCAGGCCTACGGCACCTGGTTCCCGGACCGGGCCGCCGAGGACTCCGTCAACCTCGGCGCACTCGACGGCACGGTCGCCATCGGCCTGCTGCTGCTGCGCCTGTACGACCCGGCCGCCGCCCCGCTGGCCACCCTGCGCTGA